A genomic segment from Daphnia carinata strain CSIRO-1 chromosome 1, CSIRO_AGI_Dcar_HiC_V3, whole genome shotgun sequence encodes:
- the LOC130691666 gene encoding uncharacterized protein LOC130691666: MKIFGNWLGFLAVATGAAHLIFAIDSNSIDMDKSKSGKDTTTKNPEKGRASYLWEKRVSPPYLYNQQYHQYKSIVTPVQQSNTYPGVDYLKTNFQPTVSSRIASVAGTDQQLERHGHPKKTYGYSGGASAGHYYAAQPLPYYPATKEHSFGFGSFGFFKPLILILILPFFLLFFFTTVVYVAQAVAASSSSTTAALSQQQQQQQDSNNNNNNANNNNDNNNNAIILSSGTGTFVITINATGRANEDERLSVFTNPASLFNWHNSFRALPPMLLNETLLLA, translated from the exons ATGAAGATTTTCGGCAATTGGCTCGGTTTCTTGGCCGTTGCGACTGGTGCCGCGCATCTCATCTTTGCCATCGATTCGAATTCAATCGACATGGATAAATCAAAGTCTGGCAAGGATACAACAACCAAGAATCCCGAGAAAGGAAGAGCGTCCTACCTGTGGGAGAAGAGAGTAAGCCCACCGTATCTTTACAATCAACAGTATCATCAGTACAAGTCGATTGTAACACCAGTGCAACAGTCGAACACGTATCCAG GTGTAGATTATTTGAAAACGAATTTCCAGCCTACGGTTAGCTCTCGAATAGCCAGTGTAGCAGGAACAGATCAACAACTAGAGAGACATGGTCATCCTAAGAAGACTTATGGATACAGCGGAGGCGCGAGTGCAGGCCATTACTACGCGGCACAACCTTTACCTTATTACCCGGCGACGAAAGAACATAGCTTTGGCTTTGGCAGTTTTGGATTCTTCAAACCCTTAatattaattttgattttgcccttcttcttgctctttttcttcacgaCTGTCGTCTACGTGGCGCAGGCAGTCGCGGCTTCATCATCGTCCACTACGGCAGCACtcagccaacaacaacagcagcaacaggatagcaacaacaataataacaacgCTAACAACAATAacgataacaacaacaacgctATCATTTTATCTTCTGGTACGGGCACGTTCGTCATTACAATCAACGCCACTGGAAGGGCCAATGAAGACGAACGATTGAGCGTATTTACAAATCCCGCTTCCTTATTCAATTGGCATAATTCATTTCGTGCATTACCGCCGATGTTGTTGAATGAAACGTTGTTATTAGCGTAA